In one window of Gossypium arboreum isolate Shixiya-1 chromosome 4, ASM2569848v2, whole genome shotgun sequence DNA:
- the LOC108467146 gene encoding 1,4-alpha-glucan-branching enzyme 2-2, chloroplastic/amyloplastic-like — MLFSVSGLRFPRVSPVYRYCASSFNGASTSCSLSLLLKKHHFSRRIFIEKSSSYSAFSSLTVAASKKVLDPGGQGDASSPMTDQLESPSTISDDPQVIHNVDSEGMEDEKKIEVEEQESFPSVFSNNDEEAHAEEPSVPLHRNASTEKTEAKPRSIPPPGAGQKIYEIDSLLLGFRDHIDYRYAQYKKIRKEIDKYEGGLEVFSRGYEKLGFTRSETGITYREWAPGAKSAALIGDFNNWSPSADTMSQNEFGVWEIFLPNTADGSPAIPHGSRVKIRMETRSGVKDSIPAWIKFSVQAPGEIPYSGIYYDPPEEYVFKHPHPKRPKSLRIYESHVGMSSTEPVINTYANFRDNVLPRIKRLGYNAVQIMAIQEHSYYASFGYHVTNFFAPSSRFGTPDDLKSLIDRAHELGLLVLMDIVHSHASNNVLDGLNMFDGTDAHYFHSGSKGHHWMWDSRLFNYGSWEVLRFLLSNARWWLEEYKFDGFRFDGVTSMMYTHHGLQVAFTGNYNEYFGYATDVDAVVYLMLVNDMIHGLYPEAVTIGEDVSGMPTFCLPVQDGGVGFDYRLHMAVADKWIELLKKRDEDWKMGDIVYTLVNRRWLEKCVVYAESHDQALVGDKTIAFWLMDKDMYDFMSLDRPSTPLIDRGIALHKMIRLITMGLGGEGYLNFMGNEFGHPEWIDFPRGEQHLPSGKVIPGNNFSYDKCRRRFDLGDANYLRYKGMQQFDQAMQHVEAKYGFMTSEHQYISRKDKGERVIVFERGNLVFVFNFHWHESYCGYRVGCSKPGKYKIVLDSDDLLFGGFNRLNHDVEFFSTEGWYDNRPRSLLVYAPNRTAVVYALVEDEPKATGNLQLTQNV; from the exons ATGCTTTTTAGTGTATCTGGTTTACGGTTTCCTCGTGTGTCTCCAGTCTACAGGTACTGTGCGTCAAGCTTCAATGGCGCTTCTACGAGTTGCAGTTTGTCGCTTTTGTTGAAGAAGCATCACTTTTCTC GGAGGATCTTTATAGAAAAGTCTTCTTCTTATTCAGCCTTCTCATCCTTAACCGTTGCTGCATCCAAGAAAGTGCTTGATCCCGGTGGTCAGGGTGATGCTTCTTCACCCATGACAGATCAATTGGAAAGTCCTAGCACTATTTCAGATGATCCTCAG GTAATTCATAATGTAGATAGTGAAGGAATGGAAGATGAAAAAAAGATTGAAGTTGAAGAACAAGAATCTTTTCCGTCTGTGTTTTCAAATAATGATGAAGAAGCTCATGCTGAGGAGCCATCTGTCCCTTTACACAGGAACGCAAGTACTGAGAAAACTGAAGCAAAACCAAGGTCCATTCCCCCTCCTGGTGCAGGGCAGAAAATATATGAAATAGATTCACTATTGTTGGGTTTCCGCGATCATATCGATTACCG GTATGCACAATATAAAAAAATACGCAAGGAAATTGACAAGTATGAAGGTGGCTTGGAAGTGTTTTCTCGTGGCTATGAGAAGCTTGGTTTCACGCGCAG TGAGACAGGAATAACTTACAGGGAGTGGGCCCCAGGAGCTAAG TCAGCAGCACTGATTGGAGATTTTAACAATTGGAGCCCTAGTGCAGATACGATGAGCCAG AATGAGTTTGGTGTCTGGGAGATCTTTTTGCCTAATACTGCTGATGGCTCACCAGCAATTCCCCATGGTTCTCGAGTGAAG ATTCGCATGGAAACTCGATCTGGGGTTAAGGATTCTATTCCTGCTTGGATCAAGTTCTCTGTTCAAGCACCTGGTGAAATCCCATACAGTGGAATATACTATGACCCACCAGAAGAG TACGTATTCAAACACCCCCATCCGAAAAGACCAAAATCACTTAGAATTTATGAATCACATGTTGGAATGAGTAGCACG GAGCCAGTAATTAACACGTATGCCAACTTTAGAGATAATGTGCTTCCCCGCATTAAAAGACTTGGATATAATGCAGTTCAGATCATGGCTATTCAAGAGCACTCATATTACGCAAGCTTTGG GTATCATGTGACAAATTTCTTTGCACCAAGCAGCCGCTTTGGAACCCCGGATGATCTTAAGTCTTTGATAGACAGGGCTCATGAGTTGGGTCTACTTGTTCTTATGGATATTGTGCACAG CCATGCATCTAATAACGTTTTGGATGGGTTGAACATGTTTGATGGAACTGATGCTCATTACTTCCATTCGGGGTCAAAGGGTCACCACTGGATGTGGGATTCTCGCCTTTTTAATTATGGAAGCTGGGAA GTACTAAGGTTTCTACTTTCAAATGCAAGATGGTGGCTGGAAGAATACAAGTTTGATGGGTTCAGATTTGATGGCGTGACTTCAATGATGTACACCCATCATGGGTTGCAG GTAGCATTTACTGGAAATTACAATGAGTACTTTGGATATGCAACTGATGTAGATGCTGTTGTTTATCTGATGCTGGTTAATGATATGATTCATGGACTCTATCCTGAGGCTGTCACCATTGGTGAAGAT GTGAGTGGAATGCCTACATTTTGCCTTCCTGTGCAAGATGGTGGTGTGGGATTTGATTACAGATTGCACATGGCTGTTGCTGATAAATGGATTGAGCTTCTCAA GAAGAGGGATGAAGACTGGAAAATGGGTGACATTGTTTACACACTCGTCAACAGGAGGTGGTTGGAAAAGTGTGTTGTTTATGCTGAAAGTCATGACCAAGCTCTAGTTGGTGATAAAACAATAGCATTCTGGTTGATGGATAAG GATATGTATGATTTTATGTCTCTGGACAGACCAAGTACTCCACTTATAGATCGTGGTATAGCATTACATAAAATGATTAGGCTTATTACTATGGGACTAGGTGGAGAAGGATATTTGAATTTCATGGGAAATGAATTTGGACATCCTG AGTGGATTGATTTTCCAAGGGGAGAGCAACATCTTCCTAGTGGCAAAGTAATTCCTGGGAATAATTTCAGTTATGATAAATGTCGGCGTAGATTCGATCTT GGGGATGCAAATTATCTGAGGTATAAGGGGATGCAACAATTTGATCAGGCAATGCAGCATGTTGAAGCTAAGTATGGC TTCATGACTTCTGAGCACCAATATATATCACGGAAGGATAAAGGTGAAAGAGTAATTGTATTTGAAAGAGGCAACCTGGTTTTTGTGTTCAACTTTCACTGGCATGAAAGCTATTGCGGTTACCGGGTCGGTTGCTCAAAGCCAGGAAAGTACAAG ATTGTACTGGATTCAGATGATCTATTATTTGGAGGGTTCAACAGACTTAACCATGACGTTGAGTTTTTCAGCACT GAAGGATGGTATGATAACCGCCCTCGTTCCCTATTGGTGTATGCACCAAATAGAACAGCGGTGGTTTATGCGCTTGTTGAAGATGAACCAAAAGCAACTGGCAATTTACAACTTACTCAAAACGTTTAA
- the LOC108466185 gene encoding LOW QUALITY PROTEIN: growth-regulating factor 4-like (The sequence of the model RefSeq protein was modified relative to this genomic sequence to represent the inferred CDS: deleted 1 base in 1 codon; substituted 1 base at 1 genomic stop codon), which translates to MNLHLKQCRNQHESDHQQQPPSANIPKLHLHHHHHQHPSPLPLLVPHHHCKSSSNNLPPLPHSSFTFPSSEIFFLFLCSFFFLGRILRKVFNSLMGSFFSLSQWQELXLQALIFRYMLAGAAVPPQLLQSIENTTILHSPSYFLHHPLRHFSHYQPPLLQSGYWGRAAMDPEPGRCRRTDGKKWRCSRGVVAGQKYCERHVHRGANRSRKPVEMLKSSGACTNIINNNTLVGAAAGVVDVGCGDLKPTSLIPNSPLELAGDRANSFLLSGLLIFAIYFDPNQYLTNGCISKSGQGVSILYKLTPTTSLVFITCFLYGPSQYIFFILLIFVCPTMFVFLLSGSSSYSKNVHKGHFDAQNEVNNRSDGQMLRQFFDDRPRSLQQPDNHAESPMSSATCLSISMPGNSSSDVSLKLSTGNGDQLNWAAGWASYQAASMGGPLAEALRSSISNSQP; encoded by the exons ATGAACTTGCATCTGAAGCAATGTAGAAACCAGCATGAGTCAGACCATCAACAACAACCACCTTCTGCAAATATACCAAAACTTCaccttcatcatcatcatcaccaacACCCATCTCCTCTTCCTTTGCTCGTACCTCATCACCACTGCAAATCCAGCAGCAACAATCTGCCACCACTTCCTCATTCATCCTTCACGTTTCCCAGCAGTgagatttttttcctttttctttgctcctttttttttcttggcAGGATTCTCAGAAAAGTTTTCAACTCCT TGATGGGAAGTTTCTTCAGCTTGTCTCAATGGCAGGAACTGTAGTTACAAGCTTTGATCTTTAGATACATGTTAGCAGGCGCAGCTGTTCCTCCCCAACTCCTTCAATCAATCGAGAATACTACTATTCTTCACTCTCCTTCATATTTCCTCCACCACCCTCTTCGACACTTCTCCCATTACCAGCCACCTT TGTTGCAATCAGGGTATTGGGGAAGAGCAGCAATGGATCCAGAGCCAGGCCGATGCCGGAGGACTGACGGGAAGAAGTGGAGATGCTCGAGAGGCGTGGTGGCTGGCCAGAAATATTGCGAGCGCCACGTGCACCGTGGC GCAAACCGTTCAAGAAAGCCTGTGGAAATGCTAAAATCTAGTGGCGCCTGCACCAACATCATCAACAACAATACTCTTGTTGGTGCTGCTGCTGGTGTTGTTGATGTTGGATGTGGTGACCTTAAACCCACTTCTCTGATCCCCAATTCACCCTTAGAATTGGCTGGTGATAGAGCCAACAGTTTTCTCCTTTCAGG TTTGCTAATATTTGCTATCTATTTT GACCCTAATCAATATCTGACCAATGGATGTATCTCAAAATCTGGGCAGGGGGTTTCGATTCTGTACAAGCTGACCCCAACCACTTCTTTAGTCTTTATAACGTGCTTTCTTTATGGTCCATCacaatatattttctttattttgcttATTTTTGTTTGCCCTACAATGTTTGTGTTTCTTTTGTCTGGCAGTTCCTCATATTCTAAAAATGTTCATAAGGGCCATTTCGATGCCCAAAATGAAGTCAATAACAGATCTGATGGTCAAATGTTGAGACAATTTTTTGATGATAGGCCTAGATCCTTACAACAACCAGACAACCATGCTGAAAGCCCGATGAGTTCTGCAACATGCCTCTCCATTTCAATGCCTGGAAATTCCTCATCAGACGTGTCGTTGAAGCTGTCAACTGGCAATGGAGACCAATTGAATTGGGCTGCTGGGTGGGCCTCATACCAGGCGGCTTCGATGGGAGGGCCCCTTGCCGAGGCTTTAAGATCATCCATATCCAATTCACAACCTTAA